A single genomic interval of Homo sapiens chromosome 15, GRCh38.p14 Primary Assembly harbors:
- the NEIL1 gene encoding endonuclease 8-like 1 isoform 1 (isoform 1 is encoded by transcript variant 1), translated as MGRTGPRAPLLPKTRIWSLTFSRKTSPVGARPGAAPRCGGGKVRASAVAKCPLPLKAHLRLRFRTARGQRQVAKQGGRRTLPPSLRMPEGPELHLASQFVNEACRALVFGGCVEKSSVSRNPEVPFESSAYRISASARGKELRLILSPLPGAQPQQEPLALVFRFGMSGSFQLVPREELPRHAHLRFYTAPPGPRLALCFVDIRRFGRWDLGGKWQPGRGPCVLQEYQQFRENVLRNLADKAFDRPICEALLDQRFFNGIGNYLRAEILYRLKIPPFEKARSVLEALQQHRPSPELTLSQKIRTKLQNPDLLELCHSVPKEVVQLGGKGYGSESGEEDFAAFRAWLRCYGMPGMSSLQDRHGRTIWFQGDPGPLAPKGRKSRKKKSKATQLSPEDRVEDALPPSKAPSRTRRAKRDLPKRTATQRPEGTSLQQDPEAPTVPKKGRRKGRQAASGHCRPRKVKADIPSLEPEGTSAS; from the exons ATGGGGAGGACGGGCCCGAGAGCGCCGCTCCTCCCCAAAACTAGGATTTGGAGCCTCACGTTCTCCCGCAAAACGAGCCCTGTGGGTGCCAGGCCAGGGGCGGCTCCCAGGTGTGGAGGGGGCAAGGTACGGGCGTCTGCCGTCGCTAAGTGCCCCCTTCCACTTAAGGCACACCTTCGCCTCCGATTCCGAACCGCCCGGGGACAGAGGCAAGTGGCAAAGCAGGGAGGGCGGAG GACTCTGCCACCCTCCCTCAGGATGCCTGAGGGCCCCGAGCTGCACCTGGCCAGCCAGTTTGTGAATGAGGCCTGCAGGGCGCTGGTGTTCGGCGGCTGCGTGGAGAAGTCCTCTGTCAGCCGCAACCCTGAGGTGCCCTTTGAGAGCAGTGCCTACCGCATCTCAGCTTCAGCCCGCGGCAAGGAGCTGCGCCTGATACTGAGCCCTCTGCCTGGGGCCCAGCCCCAACAGGAGCCACTGGCCCTGGTCTTCCGCTTCGGCATGTCCGGCTCTTTTCAGCTGGTGCCCCGCGAGGAGCTGCCACGCCATGCCCACCTGCGCTTTTACACGGCCCCGCCTGGCCCCCGGCTCGCCCTATGTTTCGTGGACATCCGCCGGTTCGGCCGCTGGGACCTTGGGGGAAAGTGGCAGCCGGGCCGCGGGCCCTGTGTCTTGCAGGAGTACCAGCAGTTCAG GGAGAATGTGCTACGAAACCTAGCGGATAAGGCCTTTGACCGGCCCATCTGCGAGGCCCTCCTGGACCAGAGGTTCTTCAATGGCATTGGCAACTATCTGCGGGCAGAGATCCTGTACCG GCTGAAGATCCCCCCCTTTGAGAAGGCCCGCTCGGTCCTGGAGGCCCTGCAGCAGCACAGGCCG AGCCCGGAGCTGACCCTGAGCCAGAAGATAAGGACCAAGCTGCAGAATCCAGACCTGCTGGAGCTATGTCACTCAGTGCccaaggaagtggtccagttgg GGGGCAAAGGCTACGGGTCAGAGAGCGGGGAGGAGGACTTTGCTGCCTTTCGAGCCTGGCTGCGCTGCTATGGCATGCCAGGCATGAGCTCCCTGCAGGACCGGCATGGCCGTACCATCTGGTTCCAG GGGGATCCTGGACCGTTGGCACCCAAAG GGCGCAAGTCCCGCAAAAAGAaatccaaggccacacagctgagtCCTGAGGACAGAGTGGAG GACGCTTTGCCTCCAAGCAAGGCCCCTTCCAGGACACGAAGGGCAAAGAGAGACCTTCCTAAGAGGACTGCAACCCAGCGGCCTGAGGGGACCAGCCTCCAGCAGGACCCAGAAGCTCCCACAGTGCccaagaaggggaggaggaaggggcgaCAGGCAGCCTCTG GCCACTGCAGACCCCGGAAGGTCAAGGCTGACATCCCATCCTTGGAACCAGAGGGGACCTCAGCCTCTTAG
- the NEIL1 gene encoding endonuclease 8-like 1 isoform 5 (isoform 5 is encoded by transcript variant 5), translating to MPEGPELHLASQFVNEACRALVFGGCVEKSSVSRNPEEYQQFRENVLRNLADKAFDRPICEALLDQRFFNGIGNYLRAEILYRLKIPPFEKARSVLEALQQHRPSPELTLSQKIRTKLQNPDLLELCHSVPKEVVQLGGKGYGSESGEEDFAAFRAWLRCYGMPGMSSLQDRHGRTIWFQGDPGPLAPKGRKSRKKKSKATQLSPEDRVEDALPPSKAPSRTRRAKRDLPKRTATQRPEGTSLQQDPEAPTVPKKGRRKGRQAASGHCRPRKVKADIPSLEPEGTSAS from the exons ATGCCTGAGGGCCCCGAGCTGCACCTGGCCAGCCAGTTTGTGAATGAGGCCTGCAGGGCGCTGGTGTTCGGCGGCTGCGTGGAGAAGTCCTCTGTCAGCCGCAACCCTGAG GAGTACCAGCAGTTCAG GGAGAATGTGCTACGAAACCTAGCGGATAAGGCCTTTGACCGGCCCATCTGCGAGGCCCTCCTGGACCAGAGGTTCTTCAATGGCATTGGCAACTATCTGCGGGCAGAGATCCTGTACCG GCTGAAGATCCCCCCCTTTGAGAAGGCCCGCTCGGTCCTGGAGGCCCTGCAGCAGCACAGGCCG AGCCCGGAGCTGACCCTGAGCCAGAAGATAAGGACCAAGCTGCAGAATCCAGACCTGCTGGAGCTATGTCACTCAGTGCccaaggaagtggtccagttgg GGGGCAAAGGCTACGGGTCAGAGAGCGGGGAGGAGGACTTTGCTGCCTTTCGAGCCTGGCTGCGCTGCTATGGCATGCCAGGCATGAGCTCCCTGCAGGACCGGCATGGCCGTACCATCTGGTTCCAG GGGGATCCTGGACCGTTGGCACCCAAAG GGCGCAAGTCCCGCAAAAAGAaatccaaggccacacagctgagtCCTGAGGACAGAGTGGAG GACGCTTTGCCTCCAAGCAAGGCCCCTTCCAGGACACGAAGGGCAAAGAGAGACCTTCCTAAGAGGACTGCAACCCAGCGGCCTGAGGGGACCAGCCTCCAGCAGGACCCAGAAGCTCCCACAGTGCccaagaaggggaggaggaaggggcgaCAGGCAGCCTCTG GCCACTGCAGACCCCGGAAGGTCAAGGCTGACATCCCATCCTTGGAACCAGAGGGGACCTCAGCCTCTTAG
- the NEIL1 gene encoding endonuclease 8-like 1 isoform 2 (isoform 2 is encoded by transcript variant 2): protein MPEGPELHLASQFVNEACRALVFGGCVEKSSVSRNPEVPFESSAYRISASARGKELRLILSPLPGAQPQQEPLALVFRFGMSGSFQLVPREELPRHAHLRFYTAPPGPRLALCFVDIRRFGRWDLGGKWQPGRGPCVLQEYQQFRENVLRNLADKAFDRPICEALLDQRFFNGIGNYLRAEILYRLKIPPFEKARSVLEALQQHRPSPELTLSQKIRTKLQNPDLLELCHSVPKEVVQLGGKGYGSESGEEDFAAFRAWLRCYGMPGMSSLQDRHGRTIWFQGDPGPLAPKGRKSRKKKSKATQLSPEDRVEDALPPSKAPSRTRRAKRDLPKRTATQRPEGTSLQQDPEAPTVPKKGRRKGRQAASGHCRPRKVKADIPSLEPEGTSAS, encoded by the exons ATGCCTGAGGGCCCCGAGCTGCACCTGGCCAGCCAGTTTGTGAATGAGGCCTGCAGGGCGCTGGTGTTCGGCGGCTGCGTGGAGAAGTCCTCTGTCAGCCGCAACCCTGAGGTGCCCTTTGAGAGCAGTGCCTACCGCATCTCAGCTTCAGCCCGCGGCAAGGAGCTGCGCCTGATACTGAGCCCTCTGCCTGGGGCCCAGCCCCAACAGGAGCCACTGGCCCTGGTCTTCCGCTTCGGCATGTCCGGCTCTTTTCAGCTGGTGCCCCGCGAGGAGCTGCCACGCCATGCCCACCTGCGCTTTTACACGGCCCCGCCTGGCCCCCGGCTCGCCCTATGTTTCGTGGACATCCGCCGGTTCGGCCGCTGGGACCTTGGGGGAAAGTGGCAGCCGGGCCGCGGGCCCTGTGTCTTGCAGGAGTACCAGCAGTTCAG GGAGAATGTGCTACGAAACCTAGCGGATAAGGCCTTTGACCGGCCCATCTGCGAGGCCCTCCTGGACCAGAGGTTCTTCAATGGCATTGGCAACTATCTGCGGGCAGAGATCCTGTACCG GCTGAAGATCCCCCCCTTTGAGAAGGCCCGCTCGGTCCTGGAGGCCCTGCAGCAGCACAGGCCG AGCCCGGAGCTGACCCTGAGCCAGAAGATAAGGACCAAGCTGCAGAATCCAGACCTGCTGGAGCTATGTCACTCAGTGCccaaggaagtggtccagttgg GGGGCAAAGGCTACGGGTCAGAGAGCGGGGAGGAGGACTTTGCTGCCTTTCGAGCCTGGCTGCGCTGCTATGGCATGCCAGGCATGAGCTCCCTGCAGGACCGGCATGGCCGTACCATCTGGTTCCAG GGGGATCCTGGACCGTTGGCACCCAAAG GGCGCAAGTCCCGCAAAAAGAaatccaaggccacacagctgagtCCTGAGGACAGAGTGGAG GACGCTTTGCCTCCAAGCAAGGCCCCTTCCAGGACACGAAGGGCAAAGAGAGACCTTCCTAAGAGGACTGCAACCCAGCGGCCTGAGGGGACCAGCCTCCAGCAGGACCCAGAAGCTCCCACAGTGCccaagaaggggaggaggaaggggcgaCAGGCAGCCTCTG GCCACTGCAGACCCCGGAAGGTCAAGGCTGACATCCCATCCTTGGAACCAGAGGGGACCTCAGCCTCTTAG
- the NEIL1 gene encoding endonuclease 8-like 1 isoform 4 (isoform 4 is encoded by transcript variant 4), giving the protein MFRGHPPVRPLGPWGKVAAGPRALCLAGVPAVQGLALLPRLEYSGAITAHCSLNLQGSETGSLSPSPHPMEGGDGSYAPRPCSSRENVLRNLADKAFDRPICEALLDQRFFNGIGNYLRAEILYRLKIPPFEKARSVLEALQQHRPSPELTLSQKIRTKLQNPDLLELCHSVPKEVVQLGEAKDGSNLCFSK; this is encoded by the exons ATGTTTCGTGGACATCCGCCGGTTCGGCCGCTGGGACCTTGGGGGAAAGTGGCAGCCGGGCCGCGGGCCCTGTGTCTTGCAGGAGTACCAGCAGTTCAG ggtctcgctctgttgcctaggctagagtacagtggcgccatcacagctcattgcagccttaacctccagggctcag AAACAGGTTCTCTGAGCCCCTCTCCCCATCCCATGGAGGGTGGGGATGGGTCTTACGCACCCAGACCGTGTTCCTCCAGGGAGAATGTGCTACGAAACCTAGCGGATAAGGCCTTTGACCGGCCCATCTGCGAGGCCCTCCTGGACCAGAGGTTCTTCAATGGCATTGGCAACTATCTGCGGGCAGAGATCCTGTACCG GCTGAAGATCCCCCCCTTTGAGAAGGCCCGCTCGGTCCTGGAGGCCCTGCAGCAGCACAGGCCG AGCCCGGAGCTGACCCTGAGCCAGAAGATAAGGACCAAGCTGCAGAATCCAGACCTGCTGGAGCTATGTCACTCAGTGCccaaggaagtggtccagttggGTGAGGCCAAAGATGGCAGCAACCTCTGCTTCAGCAAATGA